The genomic segment GAAGGACCCGCCACCTGTTTGAGTGGCGGGTCCTTTCTTTTTGTATCCGTCATCGCACAGCCTGCGGCATACGTTCAGTGATCGACACTGCCCCGCAAGCTGTATAAGTGATTCAGCGAAAGTTATTCCGAGAGTTACGGAACGAACCGTCGATCTGTTGCCATCGGAGATAGGAAAGCAGCAGATCGGCCAGACTGTCGATCTCGAGCTTGTCGAACAACGCTCGTTTACGACGGTCGACAGTGCGGGTGCTGATATCGAGCTGGAGTGCAATTTCTTTGCTGATGCGGCCCTGGACGAGCTCTTCGAGAATATTGAACTCGTCCGCATCCAGGCTGCGAAATCGCTGGATCAATTCCAGATCCTGAGCACGAATCTCGTAACGCCTCAGCGATTCTTCCACGGCTTCCGCGGCATTTTGCAGCAACTGTCTGTCTTCACAGGGAGCAATCAGGGCCGACCAGGCCCCCGCCTTGAGCACCGAGACCGCATAATCGACGGTAATGAAGGGGGAAAGCACAACGACGGGGAGAAGAATAAGCTGAGGTCCGAGAGCTTGAAGAACCTCTTCGGGTTCCTGACCATCCCGGCTTCGATTCACCAGTATACAGCCGACCGTATCAGATCGAATTTGACTGGACAGTTCCTCTACGCTGCCGAGATGCCTCACCCGATAGTCGGCTGCCTGCAGGCTTTCGACATTGGACGTACTGAGGGCATCTTCGCAAAAGACTGCAAACACGGTCGCCTGGCCCTTAGCTCCCATGGCATCCTCCCCGAAACATTTCCGCCGAAACGCACGGCCACAATCAGGGTGAAAGTGTCCTTACGGGCGGCGAAGACTTTTGTCGTGACTTAAATATGGTTTGCCAATGCCGTGTCAGAACTGACGGCAGGCGCTGCGAATGGCCCTCCTACGGATAAGAACGTATTGAACTGTCCGCAAATCCCGTGCGAAAACTGCCCAAATGGACACGCAATCGGAAAAATCCTTCAGAAAAGATGCCCGGAGAGGCTTCCTCCGATCGCTTCGAGAGGCAACAATTGACCGACCGAACCGATCAATAACTGCTGATGCCACAAGAGTTTCAGTTAGTGTCGTCCGACTGTCAATGAAAGATCATTAATGTTCGAACAAACTTCACAACAAATAGTCAACTCGCGTGGAAACTCAATAGTTCTACCGAGTAACAACGAGGCGTGTAGGCGAAAAACCTGCCAGAAAGAAGCTCGGTCCGGAAACGGTTGAAACTATTCTGCTGATTCAGGGTATAGAAGGGTGAGGACGGTTGCCCCGTGAATGGCGACCGTTCGGCTGCCAACCCCACTACAGTGGACTGCCCTCCTCACTGGTATCGACATTTGAACCTGGAGTTCCCATTGAAAAAGGCGATCTTTTCTTCTCTGTCTGTCTTCATGGGTGTGCTGCTGGTGAGTGTGGCGACCTTTGCTGACGAGGCTCGTTCCGGGACGGCTATTCACAACTTCGTGCTGCGGGATCAGGATGGCCTCACCCGATCTCTGGCCGGGGTCGAATCGCGAGCGGTGGTTGTCGTCTTCCTGGGGACCGAATGCCCGCTGGCCAAGCTCTATTCGGGCCGACTTCAGGCGATGGCCGACGAGTACAATGGCGAACGGCTGACGGTGCTCGGCATCATGTCGAATCAGCACGACTCGGTCGATAACATCGGTGAATACGCCGAGAAACATCAGCTCACCTTCCCGCTCCTCAAAGACGTTCACAATCGCGTTGCCGATCAGTTCGAAGCCGAGCGGACCCCCGAAGCGTTTCTGCTCGACGAGGAGCGGACCGTGGTCTATCGGGGACGGATTGACGATCAGTTTGGCGTCGGAACCTACCGCGACGAGCCGCGTAATCATGACCTGAAGGATGCCCTCGACGATTTGTTGGCAGGTCGCGACATCCGGACATCCCGGACGGAAGCGGTCGGCTGCATCATCGGACGGGAGCCAAAGCCGAAGTCCTCGTCGGCGATCACCTTTTCCAACCAGATTGTCCGGCTGTTCCAGCAGCGCTGCATCGACTGCCATCGTGAAGGCCAGGTCGCTCCGTTTGCCCTCACCGATTACGACGAAGTCGCAGGCTGGGCCGGGATGATCGAGGAAGTCGTTCGTGAAGGTCGCATGCCGCCCTGGCACGCCGCAGCCGGTCATGCCGAGTTCGCCAACAATTGCTCGTTGACCGTGGATGAGAAAGAGCTGATCTTTCAATGGGTGGCAGCTGGGGCGCCGGAAGGTGATCCCACCGAGATGCCGGTGATGAAGCAGTACCCCTCGGAATGGCTCCTGCCGCGTGAGCCGGATGTGATCATTCCCGTGACGAAGGAACCGGTGCAGGTGCCGGCGAACGGCACGGTGAAGTACCAGTATTATTCTGTGGATCCCGGTTTCACGGAGGACAAGTGGATTCAGGCTGCCGAGGTCCGTCCGAGCAATGCTCTGGTCGTGCACCATGTGCTGGTGTTTGCCCGCGATCGGGAATCCAAAGAACGGGGCGGCGGCGAAGAAGGTGGTTTTCTGGCCGCTTATGTCCCCGGTTTGATTCCGCAGCCTTACCCGGCCGGCATGGCCAAGAAGATTCCGGCCAACTCGGAACTCGTCTTTCAGATGCACTACACACCAATCGGATCAGCGACGGAAGATCAGAGCGAACTGGCCCTCATCTTCGCCGATCGTGAGGAAATCACTCATCAGATCGTGACCAGCAGTGCAACCAATCGCAACTTCGAGATTCCACCTGGTGACGGCAATTACGAAGTCTCCGCGAGTTCTCCGCGGGCTCAGGCCGATGTCCAGCTGCTGACCATGATGCCGCACATGCACCTGCGGGGAAAAGCCTTCCGGTACGAGTTACAGACTCCCGACGGAAAGCGGCAGACTCTGCTTGATGTTCCCGCGTACGACTTCAACTGGCAGACGTCTTATCGACTGGCGGAACCGCTGACAATTGAGGCGGGTTCCCAGCTCTTCTGCACGGCTCACTTCGATAACTCCGAAGACAACCCGTTCAATCCCGATCCCGGGAAGACCGTTCGCTGGGGCGATCAGACGTGGGAAGAGATGATGATCGGCTACTTCGATCTCGCCGTGCCGATCGATGGCAGGAAGAGTGTCGCTTCCGCCCTGGGCGGTCGAGCCGACCAACTGATCGCGCGACTCGATGCTGATGGCGACGGGAAAATTTCCCGCAAGGAAGTGCCGACGAAATGGCTCGCCATTTTCCTGCTGATCGATGCCGATCGGGATGGTTTCGTGGATGCGGGCGAACTCGAAGCGGCTGCTCGCAAGCAGGGACGGAACTGATCGAACGTCAGACGGCGGCTGCGGAAGCGGTCAGCGGTTCGAGCAGGCCAGACGGATCGAAGACCCGTTTCAGCTCCCGACGGATCGGCCAGTCGGAAGCGGCCGCCTGAACGGCATCCAGCTGGGACTTCAGTTCTACGGAACCGGTCAGAACCTCCGCGTTCGCCTGCAGTGAGCGCAGTTTCCGATACAAAGCAGCTTCACGCCCCTCAAGAGCATTCGCCGAGCCGAACGCCACGACGGCACCCCGACTGGCATGGCCGACGGCATCGAGTCCAAACTCGGCAGCAACTTCAAGCAACGGAATCGTCTGCGAGGCTCGCCCGCCGATCTGGATCACGACGGCCGGACCACTCAACTCCTGTAGAGACCGTTCGACCGTTCGCCAGCTGTCCGTCGACGCATCTTCAGCCGCAATCCCCATCATGGCTCCGGTCGTCCGAGCGGCGGCTTCAATCTGTTCCAGTAACTGTGAGCAGACTCCGGCGGGTCCTTCGACACTGACGATCATCGAATGATTCTGCAATCGGGCATCGAACACGACGGGATCGAAGGGCAGATCCCGCAGAGCGGTCCAGACGTTCTGTTGCTGCTGGAAGCTGTCGACTTCAATTCGCAGTGTCTGACTCGCCTCGGCAACCGGAAGCACTTTGAACGACGCTTCGAGTGGAATGGCGAGCTGTCCTCTGGAGCCGATGAGCAGCTTGGGAACGTCGTAGCCGGCGACGTTCTTCACGACTCGTCCCCCCGAATGCGAGACGCGGCCGCGACCGTCGATCGCCGTGACACCGAGGAGCCAGTCCCGCGGTGTGCCATGCCCGCAGACGAGTGAACCAAACCAGTTCCGGCAGATCAGATCCGCCACCGTAGTGGACTCCGGCACGGGAACATCGAGCGGCAGTCGCTGTTCGTGCTCGGCGAGAATTCGTTGCAGCTCGGCGATTGTCATCCCGGTCTGGACGGTTATCGTCATGTCGCGATGCGGATAATCAATAACGTTCCGCAGGTCCCGGAGCGAGAGCTCCGGCTCGGTTGCGGCTTCGGGCCAGGACTGCATCCAGCGGATCGGTCCCTGCTCGGCCGAGCGGTTCTTCCACCACTGTTGAAGGTCTTCGATGCTGGTCGGGCTGAACATGATTTGATACCGCCAAAGAGAGCTGGGATCGCGAAGCGTTTGCCAGCATCGATCGTTCATTTTCTGGGATACGGCTTCGCCTATTCCATACCCGCCAGGTTAAGATTGGACGGGTGGCTCGTCCGCCTCACCGGGCGGGTCGCGCCCGCGACAACAAGAGGCGGCGCCATCCGCGGGTTATTTGCTGAAATCATCCGGTCTCCGAGAGAATCTCATCCATGGCGTGGCCTCTTGTGACTTCGTCACCCGTCCGTGGGAATGTGGGATCTATTGTGGCGAGTTTTCTGTCACTCAACGACTGTCTCGTTATCGAGACATGTCATAAAGACCTGGCGACGTAAGTTCCCTCGCCCCCGTGGGGGAGAGGGTTAGGGTGAGGGGGAATACGGGTGACATGCTCCACGGGCCGTGGATTCTCATTTGTATGGAGCATCGCTGGTTGATCGCCCCCTCATCCGCCCTTCGGGCACCTTCTCCCCCTAAAGGGGGCGAAGGGACATGATGTGC from the Rubinisphaera margarita genome contains:
- a CDS encoding FAD-binding oxidoreductase; protein product: MFSPTSIEDLQQWWKNRSAEQGPIRWMQSWPEAATEPELSLRDLRNVIDYPHRDMTITVQTGMTIAELQRILAEHEQRLPLDVPVPESTTVADLICRNWFGSLVCGHGTPRDWLLGVTAIDGRGRVSHSGGRVVKNVAGYDVPKLLIGSRGQLAIPLEASFKVLPVAEASQTLRIEVDSFQQQQNVWTALRDLPFDPVVFDARLQNHSMIVSVEGPAGVCSQLLEQIEAAARTTGAMMGIAAEDASTDSWRTVERSLQELSGPAVVIQIGGRASQTIPLLEVAAEFGLDAVGHASRGAVVAFGSANALEGREAALYRKLRSLQANAEVLTGSVELKSQLDAVQAAASDWPIRRELKRVFDPSGLLEPLTASAAAV
- a CDS encoding response regulator transcription factor, producing the protein MGAKGQATVFAVFCEDALSTSNVESLQAADYRVRHLGSVEELSSQIRSDTVGCILVNRSRDGQEPEEVLQALGPQLILLPVVVLSPFITVDYAVSVLKAGAWSALIAPCEDRQLLQNAAEAVEESLRRYEIRAQDLELIQRFRSLDADEFNILEELVQGRISKEIALQLDISTRTVDRRKRALFDKLEIDSLADLLLSYLRWQQIDGSFRNSRNNFR
- a CDS encoding redoxin domain-containing protein — translated: MKKAIFSSLSVFMGVLLVSVATFADEARSGTAIHNFVLRDQDGLTRSLAGVESRAVVVVFLGTECPLAKLYSGRLQAMADEYNGERLTVLGIMSNQHDSVDNIGEYAEKHQLTFPLLKDVHNRVADQFEAERTPEAFLLDEERTVVYRGRIDDQFGVGTYRDEPRNHDLKDALDDLLAGRDIRTSRTEAVGCIIGREPKPKSSSAITFSNQIVRLFQQRCIDCHREGQVAPFALTDYDEVAGWAGMIEEVVREGRMPPWHAAAGHAEFANNCSLTVDEKELIFQWVAAGAPEGDPTEMPVMKQYPSEWLLPREPDVIIPVTKEPVQVPANGTVKYQYYSVDPGFTEDKWIQAAEVRPSNALVVHHVLVFARDRESKERGGGEEGGFLAAYVPGLIPQPYPAGMAKKIPANSELVFQMHYTPIGSATEDQSELALIFADREEITHQIVTSSATNRNFEIPPGDGNYEVSASSPRAQADVQLLTMMPHMHLRGKAFRYELQTPDGKRQTLLDVPAYDFNWQTSYRLAEPLTIEAGSQLFCTAHFDNSEDNPFNPDPGKTVRWGDQTWEEMMIGYFDLAVPIDGRKSVASALGGRADQLIARLDADGDGKISRKEVPTKWLAIFLLIDADRDGFVDAGELEAAARKQGRN